Proteins encoded together in one Caldicellulosiruptor saccharolyticus DSM 8903 window:
- a CDS encoding ATP-binding protein — protein MFNQEISGILMKVDSDFYTRYRAEVWFDYTKKAINEIKEGSLLAIQNFSSSSDKIHYCILEISSILPLHYGLNNDLSGYPGFLVEAAENVYRDWEDQQDEPLDDATKIKCIAIPTNFEIVINSSGKLEIGIESNLPMIGAKAFLLDVNLTNRIINHGIDGQEQIIKIGHLIRDENVKILLKTEELLRLHFGIFGFTGAGKSNLLSTLIRKIMLDVEFPVKIVIFDLMSEYSTLLVDLLYSIDQAYIIGLGEKTFVGSVLEVFRSNPEVAEHKKLLIKAAKDMAYSSLYPKGLAKYRDLFTKAFYKILNDKKIKLWQDSGLTLADFVRLHEKQLFKGYLGRSEATLRELVEKMKQVNRPLDVNLCKATIERIKNNYLSGDLNSIARSNLELFVKELENKYRELTSNSTRPEYTIDQETTLNLLNDGSKKSLLIFQSHDPNDLRNKAYQLGMSIFEDRRRNGIIEPIVSFIFDEADEFIPQDAKDSYERSSEVVMNLARRGRKFGLGVGIATQRITYLNTNIMAQPHTYFVSKLPRKSDQERITDAFGIGEDMFKQTFKFKKGCWLLVSYDAVGLEAVPMPIYVENANDAIERFLIRL, from the coding sequence ATGTTTAATCAGGAAATAAGTGGAATACTTATGAAAGTAGATTCGGATTTTTACACCAGATACAGGGCTGAGGTTTGGTTTGACTATACCAAAAAAGCAATAAATGAGATAAAAGAAGGGTCTCTTTTGGCAATCCAGAACTTTTCGTCATCTTCTGACAAGATTCACTATTGTATTCTTGAAATCTCATCCATTTTGCCTTTGCACTATGGTCTTAACAATGACCTGAGTGGATATCCTGGTTTTTTGGTCGAAGCTGCTGAAAATGTTTATAGAGACTGGGAAGACCAGCAGGATGAACCACTTGATGATGCAACAAAGATAAAATGTATTGCAATCCCAACCAATTTTGAGATTGTTATAAACAGCAGTGGAAAATTAGAAATTGGAATTGAGTCAAATCTTCCTATGATAGGCGCAAAAGCATTTTTGCTTGATGTTAATTTGACAAACAGAATAATCAACCACGGAATTGATGGTCAAGAACAGATAATAAAAATTGGGCATCTAATAAGAGATGAAAATGTCAAGATTTTGCTCAAAACTGAAGAGCTTTTAAGACTTCATTTTGGAATCTTTGGCTTTACAGGTGCTGGAAAGTCAAATCTTTTGAGCACTCTCATTAGAAAAATTATGCTTGATGTAGAATTTCCTGTAAAAATAGTAATTTTTGACTTGATGAGCGAGTACTCAACCCTGCTTGTCGACCTTCTGTATTCAATTGACCAAGCCTATATCATCGGACTTGGCGAAAAGACATTTGTTGGATCTGTCTTAGAGGTTTTTAGAAGCAATCCAGAGGTAGCAGAGCATAAAAAACTGCTTATCAAAGCAGCTAAGGACATGGCATATTCTTCTTTGTACCCAAAAGGTCTTGCCAAATACAGAGACCTTTTTACAAAAGCATTCTATAAAATTTTAAATGATAAAAAGATAAAACTGTGGCAAGATTCAGGTTTGACCTTGGCTGATTTTGTAAGACTCCATGAAAAGCAGCTTTTTAAGGGATATCTTGGAAGAAGCGAAGCAACTTTAAGAGAGCTTGTTGAAAAGATGAAGCAGGTTAACCGCCCACTTGATGTTAATCTTTGTAAGGCTACTATAGAAAGAATAAAAAACAATTATCTTTCAGGGGATTTGAACAGCATAGCTCGTTCAAACTTGGAATTGTTTGTTAAAGAACTTGAAAATAAATATAGGGAACTTACCTCAAATTCCACAAGACCAGAGTATACCATAGACCAAGAAACCACTTTGAATCTACTGAATGATGGTTCTAAAAAATCGCTCTTGATATTCCAATCTCATGACCCAAATGATCTTCGAAACAAAGCGTATCAGCTTGGCATGTCAATCTTTGAAGATAGGCGTAGAAATGGAATAATCGAACCTATAGTGAGCTTTATATTTGATGAGGCAGACGAATTTATTCCACAGGATGCAAAAGATTCTTATGAGCGTTCAAGTGAAGTTGTGATGAACCTTGCAAGAAGAGGAAGGAAATTCGGGCTTGGCGTTGGAATTGCCACTCAGCGAATAACTTATCTTAACACAAACATCATGGCACAGCCCCATACATACTTTGTGAGCAAACTCCCAAGAAAATCTGACCAAGAAAGAATTACTGACGCTTTTGGTATAGGTGAAGATATGTTTAAGCAAACTTTCAAATTCAAAAAAGGCTGCTGGCTTCTTGTAAGCTATGACGCAGTTGGTCTCGAAGCTGTGCCAATGCCAATTTATGTTGAAAATGCAAATGATGCAATAGAAAGGTTCTTAATCAGGCTGTAA
- a CDS encoding ISNCY-like element ISCsa7 family transposase yields the protein MTNFIKTQKQKFLKILMTIEKVIKALGLKIKSSRRGRPKKFKLSHIIACFVYKVKNKINSFRELEYKINEDEEFKKAIGIEKSPDHTYFSKWAKVIEEEYIEGIARILVREIDPQTKVCAIDSTPLRSSRGDKEAEVGVCVSLGFYNGYKLHVLATVESEVIPIVWWLTCANIHDSKVVELLYEAKIFGPEVILADAGYDCAKWFEVSDRLGMKFVAAVNKRNSKDFSNVKNILRIKNMEFLRSEEGQKLYKQRTKIERLFGKLKGEYNLEQVRLRGFRTYKKHVDWIMITYLIEVYIQKIENCKFSFKYTWNNL from the coding sequence ATGACTAATTTTATTAAAACACAAAAACAAAAATTTTTAAAGATACTTATGACAATTGAGAAAGTAATAAAAGCCTTGGGATTAAAGATAAAAAGTAGCAGGAGAGGAAGACCGAAGAAATTTAAGCTAAGCCATATAATAGCTTGTTTTGTTTACAAAGTCAAAAACAAGATAAACAGTTTCAGGGAATTAGAATACAAGATAAATGAAGATGAAGAATTTAAAAAGGCTATAGGGATAGAAAAGAGCCCCGATCATACATATTTTTCGAAATGGGCAAAAGTAATTGAAGAAGAATATATAGAAGGGATAGCAAGAATTTTAGTGAGAGAAATAGATCCGCAGACAAAAGTTTGTGCTATAGATTCTACACCTTTGAGAAGCTCGAGGGGTGACAAAGAGGCAGAAGTAGGAGTATGTGTTAGTTTAGGTTTTTACAATGGGTATAAATTACATGTGTTAGCAACAGTTGAAAGCGAGGTTATACCTATAGTATGGTGGTTGACATGTGCAAATATCCATGACAGTAAAGTAGTAGAACTTTTGTATGAAGCTAAGATATTTGGACCTGAAGTGATATTGGCAGATGCAGGTTATGATTGTGCGAAATGGTTTGAGGTGTCAGATAGACTTGGGATGAAGTTTGTAGCGGCGGTAAATAAGAGAAATAGTAAGGATTTCAGTAATGTAAAAAATATTTTGAGGATAAAAAATATGGAATTTTTAAGAAGCGAAGAAGGACAAAAGTTATATAAGCAGAGGACAAAAATAGAAAGATTATTTGGTAAGTTAAAAGGAGAATACAATTTAGAACAAGTAAGGTTAAGAGGTTTTAGAACATATAAGAAGCATGTAGACTGGATTATGATTACTTATTTGATAGAGGTCTATATTCAAAAAATTGAAAACTGTAAATTTTCTTTTAAATACACGTGGAATAATTTATAG